DNA sequence from the Streptomyces canus genome:
ACGGGGCGGGGGTCTACGCCTTCTCCCGTACGCAGGGGACCACCGAGTACGTCGTCGCCTTCAACAACGCGAGCGAGGCCAAGTCGGCGACGTTCGCGACCGGTTCGGCGAACATGGCGTTCAAGGGGATCTACGGCGGTGCCTCAGGCGTCACCTCCGACGCCGACAAGAAGATCACCGTCACCGTCCCCGCCGGCTCCGCGATCGTCCTAAAGGCGGCCGGCAAGCTCGCCCCGCCCGCCACCAAGCCGACGATCACCCTCAAGGCCCCGGCCACCGGAGCCACCGGCACCGTCGAGCTCACCGCCGACGTGGACGGCGGACAGCTCAACCGGGTCGTCTTCGCCGCCCAGATCGGCGGCGGCACGTGGCGGACACTCGGCTCAGCCGACCACGCGCCGTACAAGGTCACCCAGACCGTCGGCAAGGCCGTACCGGCCGGAACGGCCCTGCGCTACAAGGCTGTTGTCGTCGACTCGACGGGACGCATCGCTTCAGCGACGGCGGAGTCCGTCACCGGTGCCCCGCCCGCCGAGGAGCCCCCCACCGTCTCCTCCCGCGACTACGCGGTCGTCCACTACCAGCGCGCCGACGGCGACTACGCCGACTGGGGTCTGTACGCCTGGGGCGACCTCGCCGACGGCGAGTCCACCACCTGGCCCGACAGCCACCCCTTCACCGGCCGGGACGCGTACGGCGCCTTCGCCTACGTCAAGCTGAAGCCCGGCGCCTCGAACGTCGGCTTCCTCGTCATCGACAAGGACGGCGACAAGGACGTCTCCGCCGACCGCACGATCGACGTCACCAGGACCGGCGAGGTGTGGATCGAGCAGGGCAAGGACGCCGTACAGACGCAGCGGCCCGACTACCCGGCGCAGGACAGGACCAAGGCCGTCCTCCACTACCACCGCACCGACGGGAACTACTCCGGCTGGGGTCTGCACGCCTGGACGGGTGCCGCGAACCCCACGGACTGGTCGAAGCCACTGGAGCCGGTGCGGACCGACGCCTATGGCGCGGTCTTCGAGGTACCGCTGACCGACGGGGCCACGAGCCTGAGCTACATCATCCACAAGGGCGACGAGAAGGACCTGCCCACCGACCAGTCCCTGGACCTCACGGCGAACGGCCACGAGGTGTGGCTGCTGAACGGCCAGGAGAAGTATCTGCTCCCGCAGCCCGCAGGGTCCGCCGCCGCGCTCGACCCGACCACCTCCAAGGCCGTCTGGATCGACCGGAACACGGTCGCCTGGAACGGCTCCGAGGCGGCCGCCTCCACCCAGCTGCTGTACTCCCACGACGGCTCGATCGCCGTCGACCGAGGAGCCCTGACCAGCGACGACGAGAGGTGGCTGCGGCTCACCAGGACGACCCTCACGGACGCCCAGAAGGCCAGGTTCCCGCACCTGAAGGACTACGCGGCCTGGTCCGTCGACCCACGTGATCGCGACCGCGTGAGGGAGGCCCTCGACGGTCAGCTCGTCGCCTCCCAACGGGCCGCCAACGGCGCCGTGCTGACCGCGACCGGCGTCCAGATCGCCGGTGTGCTCGACGACCTGTATCCCGCCGCCACGAAGGCGGAACTGGGCCCGGCCTTCCACAACGGCCGCCCCACACTGTCCGTCTGGGCGCCCACCGCGCAGTCGGTGAGGCTGGAGCTCGACGGGTCCCTGAAGGACATGCGACGCGACCCCACCACCGGCGTGTGGTCCGTCACCGGTCCCCGGTCCTGGAAGGGCAAGCCCTATCGGTACGTCGTGAAGGTCTGGGCGCCCGGCGTCCGGAAGGTCGTCACCAACAAGGTGACCGACCCCTACTCGGTCGCCCTCACCACGGACTCCGCGCGCAGCCTCGTCGTCGACCTGGACGACAGGTCCCTGGCGCCGCGCGGCTGGTCGACGTACACCAAGCCGAAGGCCGTGCCCCTCAAGGACGCCGAGATCCAGGAGCTGCACGTCCGGGACTTCTCGGTGGCGGACAAGTCTGTGCCGTCCAAGGACCGGGGCACCTACCTCGCCTTCACCGACAAGAACGGCGACGGCTCCGAGCACCTGCGGGAGCTCGCGAAGTCCGGGACGAGCTACGTCCACCTGCTGCCGGTCTTCGACATCGCGACCGTCCCCGAGAAGAAGTCCGATCAGGCGACCCCCGCCTGCGACCTCGTGTCCTACCCGGCCGACTCCGACAAGCAGCAGGAGTGCGTCTCCGCGGCCGCCGCGAAGGACGCCTACAACTGGGGCTACGACCCGTACCACTACACGGTCCCCGAGGGCTCGTACGCCACCGACCCGGACGGCACCGGCCGTACGGTCGAGTTCCGCGAGATGGTCAAGTCCCTCAACGACGACGGTCTGAGGGTCGTCATGGACGTCGTCTACAACCACACCGCGGCGAGCGGGCAGGCCGCCACGAGCGTCCTCGACCGGATCGTCCCCGGGTACTACCAGCGGCTCCTCGCCGACGGTTCGGTGGCCAACAGCACCTGCTGCGCCAACACGGCCACCGAGAACGCCATGATGGGCAAGCTGGTCGTCGACTCGGTCGTCACCTGGGCCAAGGAGTACAAGGTCGACGGCTTCCGCTTCGACCTCATGGGCCACCACCCCAAGGCCAACATCCTGGCCGTGCGCAAGGCCCTCGACGCGCTGACCCTCAAGAAGGACGGCGTCGACGGCAAGAAGATCATTCTCTACGGCGAGGGCTGGAACTTCGGCGAGGTCGCCGACGACGCCCGGTTCGTGCAGGCCACGCAGAAGAACATGGCCGGCACCGGCATCGCGACCTTCTCCGACCGCGCCCGTGACGCCGTCCGCGGCGGCGGGCCCTTCGACGACGACCCCGGCGTCCAGGGCTTCGCGTCCGGACTGTACACCGACCCCAACTCGTCCACGGCGAACGGGACTGCGCAGGAGCAGAAGGCCCGCCTGCTCCACTACCAGGACCTCATCAAGGTGGGCCTGTCCGGCAACCTCAAGCAGTTCACCTTCACCGACACCGACGGCAAGGAGGTCACCGGCGCCCAGGTCGACTACAACGGTCAGCCCGCCGGATACGCGGACGCCCCCGGCGACGCCCTCGCCTACGCCGACGCGCACGACAACGAGTCACTGTTCGACGCGCTGACGTACAAGCTGCCCGCCGGCACCGGCGCCGCCGACCGGGCCCGGATGCAGGTCCTCGCCCTGGCCACGGCCGCCCTGTCCCAGGGCCCGTCGCTCTCCCAGGCGGGCACCGACCTGCTGCGCTCCAAGTCCCTCGACCGCAACTCCTTCGACAGCGGCGACTGGTTCAACGCGATCCACTGGAACTGCCAGGACGGCAACGGGTTCGGCCGCGGACTGCCCATGGCGGCCGACAACGCGTCCAAGTGGCCGTACGCCAAGCCGCTGTTGGGCTCGGTGACGGTCGGCTGCGCGCAGATCCAG
Encoded proteins:
- the pulA gene encoding pullulanase-type alpha-1,6-glucosidase gives rise to the protein MIPRWPVPSRRRTAHAGRVAAVTVTALAAALVQPLSARADTPPPPPTDAKLAAEPARHDDTREQFYFVLPDRFANGDTSNDRGGLTGSRLSTGYDPTDKGFYQGGDLKGLTRKLDYIKGLGTTSIWMAPIFKNRPVQGTGANASAGYHGYWITDFTQVDPHFGTNKDLETLISKAHAKGMKVFFDVITNHTADVVDDEEKSYDYLSKGAFPYLTRDGEPFDDADYADGSRAFPSVDADSFPRTPTVTGAGAKVPSWLNDPTMYHNRGDSTYAGESTTYGDFSGLDDLWTERPEVVSGMEKIYRRWVRDFDIDGFRIDTVKHVNMEFWTQWATALDAYAARQGRKDFFMFGEVYSADTSITSPYVTQGRLDATLDFPFQEAARQYASQGGSARKLASVFGDDYKYTTDKANAYEQVTFLGNHDMGRIGSFLNQDNPKATDAELLAKDRLANELMFLSRGNPVVYYGDEQGFTGAGGDKDARQTMFASRTADYLDDDEIGTDRTHASDAYDTSAPMYERISALSKLRKANPALTDGVQEERYAADGAGVYAFSRTQGTTEYVVAFNNASEAKSATFATGSANMAFKGIYGGASGVTSDADKKITVTVPAGSAIVLKAAGKLAPPATKPTITLKAPATGATGTVELTADVDGGQLNRVVFAAQIGGGTWRTLGSADHAPYKVTQTVGKAVPAGTALRYKAVVVDSTGRIASATAESVTGAPPAEEPPTVSSRDYAVVHYQRADGDYADWGLYAWGDLADGESTTWPDSHPFTGRDAYGAFAYVKLKPGASNVGFLVIDKDGDKDVSADRTIDVTRTGEVWIEQGKDAVQTQRPDYPAQDRTKAVLHYHRTDGNYSGWGLHAWTGAANPTDWSKPLEPVRTDAYGAVFEVPLTDGATSLSYIIHKGDEKDLPTDQSLDLTANGHEVWLLNGQEKYLLPQPAGSAAALDPTTSKAVWIDRNTVAWNGSEAAASTQLLYSHDGSIAVDRGALTSDDERWLRLTRTTLTDAQKARFPHLKDYAAWSVDPRDRDRVREALDGQLVASQRAANGAVLTATGVQIAGVLDDLYPAATKAELGPAFHNGRPTLSVWAPTAQSVRLELDGSLKDMRRDPTTGVWSVTGPRSWKGKPYRYVVKVWAPGVRKVVTNKVTDPYSVALTTDSARSLVVDLDDRSLAPRGWSTYTKPKAVPLKDAEIQELHVRDFSVADKSVPSKDRGTYLAFTDKNGDGSEHLRELAKSGTSYVHLLPVFDIATVPEKKSDQATPACDLVSYPADSDKQQECVSAAAAKDAYNWGYDPYHYTVPEGSYATDPDGTGRTVEFREMVKSLNDDGLRVVMDVVYNHTAASGQAATSVLDRIVPGYYQRLLADGSVANSTCCANTATENAMMGKLVVDSVVTWAKEYKVDGFRFDLMGHHPKANILAVRKALDALTLKKDGVDGKKIILYGEGWNFGEVADDARFVQATQKNMAGTGIATFSDRARDAVRGGGPFDDDPGVQGFASGLYTDPNSSTANGTAQEQKARLLHYQDLIKVGLSGNLKQFTFTDTDGKEVTGAQVDYNGQPAGYADAPGDALAYADAHDNESLFDALTYKLPAGTGAADRARMQVLALATAALSQGPSLSQAGTDLLRSKSLDRNSFDSGDWFNAIHWNCQDGNGFGRGLPMAADNASKWPYAKPLLGSVTVGCAQIQGASAAYQDLLRIRTTEKAFSLGTAEQVQSKLSFPLSGKDETPGVITMELGDLVVVFNATPKARSQRVEALAGSTYQLHPLQVEGADSTVKGASYERKSGTFAVPARTVAVFIRHP